One region of Kazachstania africana CBS 2517 chromosome 3, complete genome genomic DNA includes:
- the YPP1 gene encoding Ypp1p (similar to Saccharomyces cerevisiae YPP1 (YGR198W); ancestral locus Anc_5.142), with amino-acid sequence MPSMTVQTVSDALIARLLGASEFDSGNSVVDLALNLHFRIYFHLFNGTLQTETIKILLTHCDSLQTTLNSSIAFVNTPDCFNLLQKTLYNMLAVLYFHYGYDHIATVQKNLTKSKKIIIDNYSFFIDFLNLENLYYTKVSSKSPITSDDLLSILDYIPIKSYGLTHYYLELIACANGTQLKQNGSPLICYVSILGNNKNLQNYNDEFVSIGKEILQNSHFPKSTESTDFKLEQFNFFLQYYLPKIKQYENILPKWQDFIIQSMSKSFQNITVAKTAMIFFNLIDNKVESILNFNNFIRYNGKLNQLNNESDNGKQQLDLYDIVALVDSYRFILNSTTSADSIGNIFDFDDIVKELRNKLFFLYEHFKISLNDKNSIKLTFTKIRLPKSVSKILSDSWETLYQINSNDLKQLISNDLIFYLSNALSLHSNDSLLFYYAYTLAQQRNIDHCIKFLETKVLIKNPNHFKAWHLLALCHSIKENKESSYKIIISIIDTIENHSNAINKLSYETKWNLINFKITQIYLIKDIFGNFEALDQLPDLFTTFNSLFGETIKKTETNITHSFSQSKEYLLQMIWLLAAELYMSSSDLPNAKQAIEESMKLNMENKSFRNLNCDIIKAKYSTLIGDANEAQAGFESVLYHDILNLDALVGLSKLVFPDDDTTANHLKLTTIEDVKKLQIKLTFVDKTDKAAAHARMKLLLENSTLDSIDCYFSPEIWWYLSLIYEISSNKDFYEEALLNCVKNYETNPIRSFKFSNF; translated from the coding sequence ATGCCCTCTATGACAGTCCAAACGGTCTCCGATGCTTTAATTGCTCGTTTACTGGGCGCTAGCGAGTTTGATTCCGGTAATAGCGTCGTCGATTTGGCTTTAAATCTGCATTTTCGCATATATTTCCATCTGTTCAATGGTACTTTGCAGACTGAAACAATAAAGATCCTGTTAACCCATTGTGATTCTCTCCAGACAACATTGAATTCCTCAATTGCATTCGTCAACACCCCAGACTGTTTCAATTTACTCCAGAAAACGCTTTACAATATGCTGGCTGTATTATATTTCCACTATGGTTACGATCACATAGCTACGGTCCAAAAAAACTTGACTAAGTCTAAGAAGATCATAATCGACAATTACTCCTTTTTCATCGACTTTCTCAATTTAGAAAATCTGTACTACACGAAGGTTAGCTCAAAGAGCCCCATAACTTCAGATGATTTACTCTCCATACTCGACTACATCCCAATCAAGTCTTACGGGTTGACTCATTACTATCTAGAATTGATAGCCTGTGCAAATGGAACCCAATTAAAACAGAATGGCTCACCTCTCATTTGTTATGTCTCAATCTTAGGTAACAATAAGAACTTGCAAAATTATAATGACGAATTTGTGTCAATAGGTAAGGAGATCTTGCAAAATTCTCATTTCCCCAAATCTACCGAATCCACTGACTTTAAATTAGAAcagtttaattttttcttacaATACTATTTACCCAAAATCAAAcaatatgaaaatattttaccaAAATGGCAAGATTTCATTATACAATCCATGAGTAAGAGTTTCCAAAATATCACAGTGGCTAAGACTGCCatgatctttttcaatttaattGACAACAAAGTTGAATCCATActaaatttcaataactttatCAGATATAACGGtaaattaaatcaattgaataatgaaaGTGATAATGGGAAGCAACAACTTGATCTCTATGATATCGTCGCCTTAGTGGATTCTTACCGTTTCATTCTAAATTCTACCACGTCCGCTGATTCCATAggtaatatttttgatttcgaTGACATAGTCAAAGAACTGCGTAATAAGctattctttctttatgaacatttcaaaatttcattaaatgataaaaattcaataaaattaacTTTTACAAAAATCAGATTACCAAAATCAgtgtcaaaaattttatctgATTCATGGGAAACTttatatcaaatcaatagTAATGATCTAAAACAATTGATTTCTAATgatttaatattttatctttcaaaCGCATTATCATTACATTCAAACGATTCTTTACTTTTTTATTATGCTTACACTTTGGCTCAGCAAAGGAATATTGACCATtgcatcaaatttttagagACTAAAGTCCTTATCAAAAATCCCAACCATTTCAAAGCTTGGCATCTTCTTGCCCTCTGCCATtcaatcaaagaaaataaggaATCTTcttataaaattataatatCAATCATAGACACCATAGAAAATCACAGTAACGCAATTAATAAGCTCTCATATGAAACAAAAtggaatttgataaattttaaaattactCAGATATATCTTATAAAGgatatatttggaaatttcGAGGCATTAGATCAATTGCCAGATTTATTCACAACGTTTAATAGTTTATTCGGCGAAACTATCAAGAAAACAGAAACAAACATTACTCATTCATTTAGCCAGTCTAAGGAATATCTTTTACAGATGATATGGTTATTGGCTGCTGAATTATACATGAGTTCTTCAGATTTGCCCAACGCAAAACAGGCCATCGAGGAATCCATGAAACTGAATATGGAGAATAAAAGCTTCAGGAATCTCAATTGCGATATTATTAAAGCAAAATATTCAACTTTGATAGGTGATGCTAACGAGGCACAAGCTGGCTTTGAATCCGTTTTATATcatgatattttgaatttggatGCCTTAGTCGGATTATCGAAATTGGTGTTCCCAGATGATGATACCACTGCCAATCACCTCAAACTAACGACTATCGAAGATGTCAAAAAGCTGCAGATCAAATTGACATTTGTTGACAAAACTGACAAGGCTGCCGCCCATGCAAGGATGAAACTACTATTGGAAAACTCTACACTGGATTCCATCGATTGTTATTTTTCACCCGAAATATGGTGGTACCTTTCATTAATATAcgaaatttcatcaaataaaGATTTCTATGAAGAAGCTCTCTTAAATTGTGTGAAAAATTACGAAACTAACCCAATTAGGTcctttaaattttcaaatttctaa
- the FYV8 gene encoding Fyv8p (similar to Saccharomyces cerevisiae FYV8 (YGR196C); ancestral locus Anc_5.145) produces MSSENVGRRKSYRWASASHASYDGGDWDSSDESVKEEEGIESELPKLPKLNYSSDKKNRSVNDDLDDLMAQISMEMTPKEAQGAFLDENEDRNSDLSDYIEEEFTVSRTGYYNNFVDSDVHEQEDHANPRVADKDSVESESTTAQYVTPREPSLEPTEKVDEEDLHDIDDANSVADSQQGVELQISMAKEEDVHDIPDSNSIADSQPDVELQIAAVKEKDLENYTDQGDVDDILSIPQTVNDDYKQEGISDEDSITNMSNDLDDNLSYTKSINYQENNDQEDNFRFTNKELRESIIDSSDEDEDYGINARYSDDESSNKSDDRASSSNDDNDTISSAGGGKGRESLEDQEASINDSDKDILTSKGSDDDSDSKSVTTVESDDKGSLSNDNETINSTGSVQLNQWKPDTDGLRSGFVQGSANKAPPGFVYDEDGKLIDLTPSSMKSRVVSTYSEIESAWNAFPSDGIDTDELETIRDTKTIYDNSTIYNVPGLITNHHNLPPLPNNGDTQEINDNQLMKIDSNKTITSENDKRSIRSNHTDILGISEPNSQQIAKVIDHDNTVPELNLNKLINSKISNDSKLQQLKDYYGELNEFDSGIQTWISYSLKSSSKEDKDYLMEEYKNNRHVREAYANAEDITRKNTVINTVNTVNQNVNHLKKKVLSHTIKSKQLFSSIGKKKL; encoded by the coding sequence ATGAGTAGTGAGAATGTTGGAAGACGCAAGTCTTACAGATGGGCGAGTGCCTCACATGCAAGCTATGATGGTGGGGACTGGGATTCCTCAGATGAATCCGttaaggaagaagaaggcaTCGAATCAGAACTACCGAAGTTaccaaaattaaattactCAAGTGATAAGAAGAATAGAAGTGTGAATGATGATTTGGATGATTTGATGGCACAAATATCTATGGAAATGACCCCGAAGGAGGCTCAGGGTGCTTTCttagatgaaaatgaagatagaAATTCAGATCTGTCGGATTAtatcgaagaagaatttacaGTATCAAGGACTGGTTActataataattttgtgGATTCTGATGTACATGAACAAGAAGATCATGCGAATCCTCGGGTTGCAGACAAGGATAGTGTAGAATCTGAAAGTACAACTGCTCAGTACGTGACCCCAAGAGAACCTAGTCTCGAACCTACTGAAAAAGTCGATGAAGAGGATCTACATGACATAGATGATGCAAACTCAGTAGCAGACTCGCAGCAAGGTGTCGAATTACAAATATCCATGGCTAAAGAGGAAGATGTGCATGACATACctgattcaaattcaatagcAGACTCGCAGCCAGATGTTGAATTACAAATAGCTGCTGtcaaagagaaagattTGGAAAACTACACTGATCAGGGTGATGTTGATgatatattatcaattcCACAGACTGTCAATGACGATTACAAGCAGGAGGGAATTTCTGATGAGGATTCTATTACTAATATGAGCAATGATCTGGACGATAACTTATCCTATAcaaaatcaatcaattatcaagaaaataacgaCCAAGAAGATAATTTCCGGTTTACAAATAAAGAACTAAGAGAATCTATCATTGACTCAAGTgacgaagatgaagattatGGCATTAATGCTAGATatagtgatgatgaaagtAGTAACAAAAGTGACGATAGAGCTAGTAGTAGCAATGATGATAACGACACGATCTCAAGCGCCGGTGGTGGCAAAGGAAGGGAATCTCTTGAAGATCAAGAAGCCTCAATAAATGATTCTGATAAAGATATTTTGACTTCGAAGGGATCAGATGATGATTCTGACTCTAAATCTGTTACAACGGTTGAAAGTGATGATAAAGGTTCTCTAAGTAATGACAATGAAACAATAAATTCGACCGGTTCAGTGCAATTAAACCAATGGAAACCTGATACAGATGGATTAAGGTCGGGCTTCGTCCAGGGAAGTGCGAACAAGGCCCCTCCAGGCTTCGTTTATGATGAAGACGGTAAATTAATTGATCTAACTCCATCGAGTATGAAATCTAGAGTTGTCTCTACGTATTCTGAAATTGAGAGTGCCTGGAACGCATTCCCATCCGATGGTATAGATACAGACGAATTGGAAACAATACGAGATACTAAAACAATATACGATAATAGTACAATCTATAACGTTCCAGGATTAATAACGAACCATCATAACTTACCACCTCTGCCGAATAATGGCGATACGcaagaaataaatgataaccaattgatgaaaatagaTTCTAACAAGACGATAACGTCTGAAAATGACAAGAGATCGATTCGGAGCAATCATACAGATATTCTTGGCATATCGGAACCAAATTCACAACAAATAGCAAAAGTGATCGACCATGATAATACTGTACCtgaattgaatttaaatAAGTTGATTAACAGTAAGATATCGAACGACTCTAAATTGCAACAGTTGAAGGATTATTACGGGGAActtaatgaatttgactCCGGTATTCAAACATGGATTAGTTACTCattaaaatcatcttctaaaGAGGATAAGGATTACTTGATGGAAGaatacaaaaataatagaCATGTTAGAGAAGCATATGCTAACGCTGAAGATATAACGCGGAAGAATACTGTAATTAACACCGTGAATACTGTGAATCAAAATgtaaatcatttaaaaaAGAAGGTTCTCTCTCACACAATAAAGTCAAAGCAATTATTCTCGTCAATAggtaagaaaaaattatag
- the KAFR0C06256 gene encoding SNG1 family protein: MSNTNRRKYSTGNDEEKMRRSSGLSNHPNIRSDAYPLVETEIMQQEMNYTNLAYTEDYREDFEEQNDSKTVYSDALSFLSARTHGASKDIPISDIEDDQQSSQSELDLSRTTTDVRSVAASLSNKMASLSRSKTTLFSKRLKDERKKVILEFCFINLTFACVIFILFSIFWGNVYKSDSHFDKVNYLAVIQDDIVDQSIIPVIPMTDIIPSLISKIPGNWHIYNTSTFSEKFHVNTTEEINVRITDLIYQEKYFVSLNVQPNVTLQLYKALFENSSDTFLPSAYFEAIYESGRDPVNLKKWILTHVQTLESDFGTYYTSTYFPQFLANITSIADNSLNITRVPEAGQMTFTFTDYRKFYAIILFCTTQFGPVYTLVLTAFQFFIFGPAHAEMARVLQPRYMFVYRFCITALNCMVLSLFICTVSAIYQVDFTLAFGRAGFIIYWMSNWLYMFSCAGATENVVSLILLVRPPFIPIWMITFIILNLGPSYFTMALDSNFYRYGYAMPLHNIIDILRVIFFNTSRHKMGRNYGILVAWIVINTTLCPFIIKFVGKTLRSREMAAAKAVKDGTK, encoded by the coding sequence ATGTCGAATACCAACCGAAGAAAGTACTCTACTGGTAacgatgaagaaaagatgaGACGGTCATCAGGTCTTTCAAACCATCCAAATATAAGATCAGACGCATACCCACTGGTAGAAACCGAAATTATGCAACAGGAAATGAACTATACAAATTTGGCATACACAGAAGATTATAGAGAAGATTTTGAGGAGCAAAATGACTCAAAGACTGTTTATTCAGATGCtctatcatttttatcagCTAGGACCCATGGTGCTAGTAAGGATATACCAATAAGTGATATCGAAGATGATCAACAATCTTCCCAATCAGAACTGGACCTGTCTCGCACAACAACTGATGTCAGAAGTGTAGCTGCCTCATTGTCTAATAAGATGGCGTCGCTAAGTAGGAGCAAAACTACGCTTTTTTCtaaaagattaaaagaCGAAAGAAAAAAGGTAATTCTCGAGTTTTGTTTCATCAACTTGACCTTTGCCTGcgttatttttattttattttctatattttGGGGCAATGTATACAAATCAGATTCTCATTTTGATAAGGTCAACTACTTAGCGGTCATTCAAGATGATATCGTCGACCAATCCATCATTCCAGTCATTCCAATGACCGACATAATTCCATCTTTAATTTCTAAGATTCCAGGAAACTGGCATATTTACAATACCTCAACTTTCAGCGAAAAGTTTCATGTTAATACAACTGAAGAAATAAACGTAAGGATAACGGACCTAATTTATCAGGAGAAATACTTTGTCTCCCTTAATGTGCAGCCAAATGTGACACTGCAATTGTATAAGGCTCTCTTTGAAAACAGTTCAGACACATTTTTACCAAGTGCCTATTTCGAGGCAATTTATGAATCTGGTAGAGATCCTGTGAATCTCAAAAAGTGGATTTTAACACACGTACAAACGCTGGAATCAGATTTTGGAACTTACTATACTTCTACATACTTTCCACAGTTTCTAGCAAACATTACATCTATAGCAGATAATTCACTTAATATAACAAGAGTTCCTGAAGCGGGACAAATGACGTTCACCTTCACAGATTATCGGAAATTCTATGCGATAATCTTATTCTGCACTACCCAATTCGGACCTGTTTACACTTTAGTATTAACTGCCTTCCagttctttatttttggaCCCGCCCATGCAGAAATGGCAAGGGTTTTGCAGCCAAGATACATGTTTGTCTACAGGTTTTGCATAACTGCATTGAATTGTATGGTTTTGTCACTATTCATTTGCACCGTTTCGGCTATTTATCAAGTTGATTTTACTCTTGCCTTTGGTAGAGCAGGGTTCATCATTTATTGGATGTCAAATTGGTTGTACATGTTTTCATGTGCAGGTGCAACCGAAAATGTTGTTAGTCTGATTTTGTTAGTCAGACCGCCTTTTATTCCTATATGGATGATAACCTTCATTATTTTAAACCTGGGACCATCCTATTTTACAATGGCTTTGGACAGTAATTTCTATCGTTACGGTTATGCTATGCCGTTGcataatattattgatattttgagagtgatatttttcaatacttcAAGACATAAGATGGGAAGAAACTACGGTATTCTAGTTGCCTGGATTGTTATAAATACCACATTATGTCcatttataataaaatttgtGGGTAAGACATTGCGTTCAAGGGAAATGGCAGCAGCAAAAGCCGTCAAAGATGGTACTAAATAA
- the KAFR0C06240 gene encoding SNG1 family protein (similar to Saccharomyces cerevisiae SNG1 (YGR197C) and YJR015W; ancestral locus Anc_5.143) has product MDEEDLSVTNAMGRVYSSASHAFEVQARDIDDDEDDEDEVDYKEDGDAIDRGLFSKKFRNDHLKKILLRFLIVSLILACVCISVCSIYWGATYKTSKFYHKINIVAVIEDDNITMSQNDIHSYTSLNANLPGIIENSAKGTWHMYNTSQFMQRYNLTSTQEISPRLLKLIYDEDYWFALHAKPNVTERIIASLSSSNSSLQFQSQKFYDIIYESARDGSSLKSQMLIVMTDLFTTFQTFYTDQYLPSLIQNLTINGDGRLQVHSSMNWATVGNFAANYIDYRPFYDRNLLAPLQVGLIFSLILTVFQLSLFGALHAEIARYLGLKHTILYRLVMSWTTYLFLSLYFCTISAIFQIDFTLAFGKAGFIVYWMTMWLVMTAVGGANENVLNILVAGYPEFLSLWLMSWIILNISPSFYPMVLTSNFYRYGYMMPLYNAVALFKVIFLDVSKRNMGRNYGVLIAWIVLNSVLLPITIKLGEYFRKKRA; this is encoded by the coding sequence ATGGATGAAGAGGATTTGTCAGTAACGAACGCCATGGGCAGGGTGTATTCTAGTGCATCGCATGCTTTCGAAGTCCAAGCACGGGatattgatgatgacgaagatgatgaggatgaagTTGACTATAAAGAGGATGGAGACGCCATTGATAGAGGCTTGTTTTCAAAGAAGTTTAGGAACGACCAtctcaagaaaattttgttgcGATTCTTAATCGTCAGTTTGATACTAGCATGTGTCTGTATCTCTGTTTGTTCAATATACTGGGGTGCTACATATAAGACGTCGAAATTTTATCACAAGATAAATATAGTAGCAGtcattgaagatgataatatCACCATGTCACAAAATGACATACACAGCTACACATCATTGAATGCGAATCTCCCTGGTATAATTGAAAACAGTGCTAAGGGCACATGGCATATGTACAATACCTCACAGTTCATGCAAAGATACAATTTAACATCTACACAGGAAATTTCACCAAGGTTACTGAAGTTAATTTACGATGAAGATTACTGGTTCGCCCTTCATGCAAAACCAAACGTTACAGAAAGGATAATAGCCTCTCTAAgttcatcaaattcttcgTTGCAATTTCAATCACAGAAGTTTTACGATATAATTTACGAATCTGCAAGAGATGGGTCTAGTCTGAAATCTCAAATGTTGATCGTTATGACAGATTTGTTCACCACTTTCCAAACATTTTACACCGATCAATACCTACCCTCcttaattcaaaatttgactATCAATGGCGATGGACGATTGCAAGTACATTCATCCATGAACTGGGCAACAGTGGGGAACTTTGCTGCTAATTATATTGATTATAGGCCATTTTATGATAGAAACTTATTAGCTCCTTTGCAAGTTggtttgattttttctctgATATTGACTGTCTTTCAACTGAGTCTCTTTGGAGCCTTGCACGCGGAGATTGCCAGATACTTGGGACTCAAACATACCATTCTGTATAGGTTAGTCATGTCATGGACAACTTACCTCTTCCtatcattatatttttgtaCAATATCAGCCATATTTCAGATCGATTTCACTTTGGCGTTCGGTAAAGCAGGATTTATTGTTTACTGGATGACAATGTGGTTGGTCATGACTGCCGTGGGGGGAGCAAACGAAAATGTCCTCAACATCTTGGTTGCTGGATACCCAGAATTTTTATCCCTGTGGCTCATGTCGTGgatcattttgaatatttctcCCTCATTTTATCCAATGGTACTCACGAGTAATTTCTACCGGTATGGGTATATGATGCCGTTATACAATGCTGTGGCTCTGTTCAAAGTCATTTTCCTTGACGTTTCCAAACGTAACATGGGCAGAAATTACGGCGTCCTCATTGCATGGATCGTTCTGAATAGTGTTCTATTACCAATAACTATCAAATTGGGTGAATATTTCCGCAAGAAAAGAGCATAA
- the KAFR0C06253 gene encoding SNG1 family protein, giving the protein MESDQSSSANSFDSGASSEVSVANTDQEYSPKPFTRNQKDKIGDANENKTQEQTEELQSLQKTKTSLFSPRLYENRKRVLLRFLLTNGVLCTFIMTIFVLFWGTTYNATGYYHKVRILAVIQDDIVDSSLPVVPMTSYLQSSINEVPGQWHVYNTSTFQEKYNVTTVEEINEKVQSLIYDEKFFVSLNVQPNVTRTLFDSLTNNKSTSLFNSSSCFQSTYESGRDPINIIGFIVPLITELETYFQQYYSSQYLPQFLNNITIETPLNYTKLSYASQMKFDYLDYRPFYDRILYGPAQVGPIYTMTLTVFLFMIYGSVHARMAQILKPNNAIFFRWFLNCLTCFLVSLFICTVSAIFQVDFTRAFGKAGFIIYWMTTWLYMFAVAGIHENVISIIFSYRRYFTGMWILGFTMLNIAPTIFSMALDDTFYRYGYAMPMHNAIDIYRVIFMDLSRYKLGRNYGILVAYVVINAILNPFILRFVRKVVERREAALKN; this is encoded by the coding sequence ATGGAGTCTGATCAATCTAGTTCCGCCAATTCCTTTGATAGTGGAGCCTCTTCGGAGGTAAGTGTGGCAAATACAGACCAGGAATACAGTCCAAAACCTTTTACCAGAAATCAGAAGGATAAGATAGGAGATgctaatgaaaataaaacacAGGAGCAAACAGAAGAATTGCAAAGTTTACAGAAAACCAAAACCAGTTTATTTTCCCCAAGATTATATGAAAATAGAAAGAGAGTTTTACTGAGATTTCTTTTAACGAATGGAGTATTATGTACATTCATTATGactatttttgttttattcTGGGGCACAACCTATAATGCAACAGGCTACTATCACAAAGTTAGGATTCTGGCTGTTATTCAGGATGATATAGTAGATAGTAGCTTGCCGGTGGTACCGATGACCTCGTATCTACAGAGTAGTATAAACGAAGTGCCTGGACAGTGGCATGTGTACAATACCTCaacttttcaagaaaaatataatgtcACCactgttgaagaaataaatgaGAAGGTACAAAGTCTCATATATGacgaaaaattttttgtatctCTAAATGTACAACCAAACGTCACCAGGACTTTATTTGACTCATTAACAAATAACAAAAGTACATCCTTATTCAATTCGAGTTCATGTTTTCAGTCAACATATGAGAGTGGACGTGATCCTATCAATATTATAGGGTTTATCGTCCCTCTTATAACGGAATTGGAGACTTATTTCCAACAATATTATTCTAGCCAATATTTGcctcaatttttgaataatatcaCAATAGAAACTCCATTAAATTATACTAAGCTATCTTATGCATcacaaatgaaatttgacTATCTGGATTATAGACCCTTTTATGACCGTATTTTGTATGGACCTGCACAAGTGGGCCCTATTTATACAATGACTCTGACCGTTTTCCTATTCATGATATATGGATCTGTTCACGCCAGAATGGcacaaattttgaaaccaaaTAATGCCATCTTCTTTAGGTGGTTCCTAAACTGTTTGACCTGCTTTCTTGTGTCATTGTTCATTTGTACAGTAAGTGCCATATTCCAAGTTGATTTCACAAGGGCCTTTGGTAAAGCCGGGTTCATTATATACTGGATGACGACGTGGCTATATATGTTCGCTGTTGCTGGTATTCATGAAAATGTGATTAGTATTATCTTTTCAtatagaagatattttaCAGGTATGTGGATTTTAGGCTTTACTATGTTGAATATAGCGCCAACGATTTTTTCTATGGCACTTGATGACACTTTTTATCGTTATGGTTATGCAATGCCAATGCATAATGCTATAGACATATACAGAGTCATTTTCATGGACCTTTCTAGGTATAAATTGGGAAGAAACTATGGTATTTTGGTGGCATACGTAGTTATTAACGCTATTTTAAATCCTTTCATACTAAGGTTTGTCAGGAAAGTGGTTGAGAGAAGGGAAGCAGCATTAAAGAATTAG